In one Cervus elaphus chromosome 9, mCerEla1.1, whole genome shotgun sequence genomic region, the following are encoded:
- the TMEM221 gene encoding transmembrane protein 221 isoform X1, which produces MARSYGGRVLAAMVLLGIPAAVLAALGAQLLFQLQAGRAELRGPRIDGLGPELGAGPRLPEDAAGALLPLAAALSALALVLGLTCLLLAALCGHLGAEMARGPGSNRSDWFLYDCRLLRHVALGLFCCGVSVYLAALSIYALLLFEIETGAAAASILGLGALVLVAALTQTLLQAARTTRRGLHELSPPHFEDDPVRPAEVSKAGPRAQPQQGIHHWTLYSSFPKLGDSLRPMVTDTAPAVMGGGRESGLPASRMHRTLSASEGRWGEVTHEMHSILGHRPGGSGKDSTLV; this is translated from the exons ATGGCCAGGTCGTACGGCGGCCGGGTGCTGGCCGCGATGGTCTTGTTGGGCATCCCCGCGGCGGTGCTGGCGGCGCTGGGCGCGCAGCTGCTGTTCCAGCTGCAGGCGGGCCGCGCGGAGCTTCGAGGACCGCGAATCGACGGGCTGGGCCCGGAGCTGGGCGCCGGCCCCCGGCTGCCGGAGGACGCGGCCGGGGCGCTGCTGCCGCTGGCCGCCGCACTCTCCGCGCTGGCCCTGGTGCTGGGCCTCACCTGCCTGCTGCTCGCTGCGCTCTGCGGCCACCTGGGCGCCGAGATGGCGCGGGGACCAGGCTCTAACAG GTCTGACTGGTTTCTCTATGACTGCCGCCTCCTCAGACATGTGGCTCTCGGCCTCTTCTGTTGCGGGGTCTCCGTCTACTTGGCAG cacTGTCCATCTACGCCCTGCTGCTCTTCGAGATCGAGACAGGTGCAGCAGCTGCCTCCATCCTTGGCTTGGGCGCTCTCGTCCTGGTGGCAGCACTGACCCAGACTCTGCTCCAGGCCGCCCGGACCACCCGCCGGGGCCTCCATGAACTGTCCCCACCACACTTTGAAGATGACCCTGTCCGCCCTGCTGAAGTCTCCAAGGCCGGCCCCAGGGCTCAGCCCCAGCAGGGTATTCATCACTGGACTCTCTACTCATCCTTCCCTAAACTGGGGGACTCCCTCAGACCCATGGTCACTGACACAGCACCAGCAGTCATGGGAGGAGGCCGGGAGAGCGGCCTGCCTGCATCCCGCATGCACCGGACACTGTCTGCCAGTGAGGGGCGCTGGGGAGAGGTCACACATGAGATGCACAGCATCCTGGGCCACAGGCCAGGGGGTTCAGGGAAGGACTCCACCTTGGTGTGA
- the LOC122699274 gene encoding endogenous retrovirus group K member 25 Env polyprotein-like: MEKTSRLRSGIYVLNNQDPSGTKKWVTHITKRMATVLLEEEKQWKRKRTTPAQPYPTWAQTKNLTRKAEAVLKETGTPLTPDKLFLGMLAVLSCTSVVKANYTYWISIPDLPLLQFVDWNEPSPLVFTNDSQHFPPPWSRAGPTHPDQEGKAINISIGYKVLPICFGASPPCYLYFLNGGVIPIIMAQVLGWGFFAAASFLLNQSKKYYHGRISNSTNALFLPEEPPCEAISRRRKHQGPPLLWSDCQGIIGKISRYLNVTFIDWGPHEMFVNCSEWEEGTCNGTKILIILWGDYGINRMISSIGIMVACLHPGHI, encoded by the coding sequence ATGGAAAAGACATCTAGGCTCCGCAGCGGTATATACGTCCTCAACAATCAAGATCCTTCAGGAACAAAAAAATGGGTGACCCACATCACCAAAAGAATGGCCACAGTGTTACTGGAGgaagagaaacaatggaaaagaaagagaacaacTCCAGCTCAACCGTACCCCACTTGGGCACAGACCAAGAATCTGACAAGGAAAGCTGAAGCTGTACTGAAAGAAACCGGAACCCCTTTAACTCCTGATAAACTTTTCTTGGGTATGCTAGCTGTATTGTCCTGTACATCGGTGGTAAAGGCTAATTATACATACTGGATTTCCATTCCTGATCTGCCTTTGTTGCAATTTGTTGATTGGAATGAACCTAGCCCTCTGGTCTTTACTAATGATAGCCAACACTTCCCTCCTCCATGGTCTAGAGCGGGACCTACTCACCCTGATCAAGAGGGGAAAGCAATCAATATATCCATAGGGTATAAGGTTTTACCTATTTGCTTTGGTGCAAGTCCTCCTTGCTATCTGTATTTCCTCAATGGTGGGGTTATTCCTATAATAATGGCACAGGTTTTAGGTTGGGGTTTTTTTGCTGCCGCTTCATTTCTGTTAAATCAATCTAAAAAATATTATCATGGGCGAATTTCTAACAGtacaaatgctttatttttaccTGAGGAACCTCCCTGTGAAGCAATATCCCGGCGAAGAAAACATCAAGGCCCTCCATTATTATGGTCTGACTGCCAGGGAATTATTGGGAAAATATCTCGTTATTTGAATGTTACCTTTATTGATTGGGGACCACATGAAATGTTTGTTAATTGCTCTGAATGGGAAGAGGGAACTTGCAATGGGACAAAAATATTAATCATTCTTTGGGGGGACTATGGCATCAACAGAATGATATCCTCAATTGGTATAATGGTGGCCTGTCTCCACCCAGGCCACATATGA
- the MVB12A gene encoding multivesicular body subunit 12A yields the protein MDPGPGANGMPLAGLAWSSASAPPPRGFSAISCTVEGAPASFGKTFAQKSGYFLCLNPLGSLENPQENVVVDIQILVDKSPLPPGFSPVCDPLDSKASVSKKKRMCVKLVPLGAADTAVFDIRLSGKTKTVPGYLRVGDMGGFAIWCRKAKSPRPVPKPRALSRDVRDLSLDSPGQPSKGGFPERTLSRLGSRASTLRRSDSIYEASNLYGISAMDGVPFTLHPRFEGKSCGPLAFSAFADLTIKSLADIEAEYNYGFVVEKTAAARLPPSVS from the exons ATGGATCCGGGGCCCGGGGCCAACGGGATGCCGTTGGCTGGCTTAGCCTGGTCGTCGGCCTCGGCGCCCCCGCCGCGGGGATTCAGTGCG atctcctgcactgtggaGGGGGCGCCCGCCAGCTTCGGCAAGACATTCGCGCAGAAATCTGGCTACTTCCTGTGCCTTAATCCTTTGGGCAGCCTAGAG AATCCACAGGAGAACGTGGTGGTCGACATCCAGATCCTAGTGGACAAGAGCCCCCTCCCGCCGGGATTCTCACCagtctgcgaccccctggactcgA AGGCCTCTGTGTCCAAGAAGAAACGCATGTGTGTGAAGCTGGTGCCCTTGGGGGCCGCGGACACAGCTGTCTTTGACATCCGACTGAGTGGGAAAACCAAGACAGTCCCTGGATACCTGCGAGTAGG GGACATGGGGGGCTTTGCCATTTGGTGCAGGAAGGCCAAGTCCCCTCGGCCAGTGCCCAAGCCCCGAGCTCTTAGCCGAGATGTGAGGGACCTCTCCCTGGACTCGCCTGGCCAGCCGAG CAAGGGTGGCTTCCCGGAGCGGACACTATCCAGACTGGGCTCTCGGGCTTCCACCCTGCGGAGGAGCGACTCCATCTACGAGGCCTCCAACCTCTATGGCATCTCAG CCATGGATGGGGTTCCCTTCACGCTGCACCCCCGATTCGAGGGCAAGAGCTGTGGTCCCCTG GCCTTCTCTGCCTTTGCCGATCTGACCATCAAATCGCTGGCGGACATTGAGGCGGAG TACAACTACGGCTTCGTGGTGGAGAAGACGGCAGCTGCCCGCCTGCCTCCAAGCGTCTCTTAG
- the TMEM221 gene encoding transmembrane protein 221 isoform X2 yields the protein MARSYGGRVLAAMVLLGIPAAVLAALGAQLLFQLQAGRAELRGPRIDGLGPELGAGPRLPEDAAGALLPLAAALSALALVLGLTCLLLAALCGHLGAEMARGPGSNRSDWFLYDCRLLRHVALGLFCCGVSVYLAALSIYALLLFEIETGAAAASILGLGALVLVAALTQTLLQAARTTRRGLHELSPPHFEDDPVRPAEVSKAGPRAQPQQDEETEAQREAVTHQGSHGQY from the exons ATGGCCAGGTCGTACGGCGGCCGGGTGCTGGCCGCGATGGTCTTGTTGGGCATCCCCGCGGCGGTGCTGGCGGCGCTGGGCGCGCAGCTGCTGTTCCAGCTGCAGGCGGGCCGCGCGGAGCTTCGAGGACCGCGAATCGACGGGCTGGGCCCGGAGCTGGGCGCCGGCCCCCGGCTGCCGGAGGACGCGGCCGGGGCGCTGCTGCCGCTGGCCGCCGCACTCTCCGCGCTGGCCCTGGTGCTGGGCCTCACCTGCCTGCTGCTCGCTGCGCTCTGCGGCCACCTGGGCGCCGAGATGGCGCGGGGACCAGGCTCTAACAG GTCTGACTGGTTTCTCTATGACTGCCGCCTCCTCAGACATGTGGCTCTCGGCCTCTTCTGTTGCGGGGTCTCCGTCTACTTGGCAG cacTGTCCATCTACGCCCTGCTGCTCTTCGAGATCGAGACAGGTGCAGCAGCTGCCTCCATCCTTGGCTTGGGCGCTCTCGTCCTGGTGGCAGCACTGACCCAGACTCTGCTCCAGGCCGCCCGGACCACCCGCCGGGGCCTCCATGAACTGTCCCCACCACACTTTGAAGATGACCCTGTCCGCCCTGCTGAAGTCTCCAAGGCCGGCCCCAGGGCTCAGCCCCAGCAGG atgaggaaaccgaggcccagagagaggCAGTGACTCACCAAGGCTCCCACGGCCAGTACTGA